GGCCGCCGCGGCGGGACGTACGGCGGCCGCCAGCCGCCGCCGGGCTGCTCCGGCGCGTACCCGCCGCCGTCGAACGGGCGCGGGCGCGGTCGCTCCTCGGGGAAGTCGTAGTAGACGATGACCGCGTCGCGGACCTCGTACATGCCGCGGTCGTAGCGGAAGCGGACCTCCTGCACCGGGTTGCTGCGGCGCTGGCCCATGCCCGTGCCGGCGCGCTGCTGCGCCTCGGCGGCCGGCGCCGACGGGGCGGCGGACCTCTCCATCGCGCCGCGCCCGTCCGACTCGGGGCCGCCGCGCCACCCGCCCGTCCGGCGCGGGCGGCTGATCACGACCGGGTTGTCGTCGTAGTAGTCGTCGAGTGCGCGCTGCGACCAGAAGTAGGCCACCCCGATCACGCCGCAGTTCACCGAGAGATCGCGCCCCCAGGCATCGCTGCGCCACGAGGCGTAGGAGCCCTCCCGCGACGTGAAGACGAAGCGCCGCGCCTCCTGGTCCGACACCTGCCAGCCGTCGATGTCGACGAAGGAGAAGGGCTCGATGATCCACTTGCTCCCCCCCGCGGGCGAGCCGGGGTCGCCGCTGATGCTGTTGAGGCCGTCGATGCTCAGGTTCGCGGCGACGGGCACCGGCAGCGGGTTGTGGATGCGCACGCGGTACTCCTCGCCGGGGAACGCCGTGACGAAGGGGCGCCCCCAGCGGCTGCCCTCGGACTTGGCGCCGCCGCGGTCGGAGATCACCTCGACGGCGAAGGTGAAGGCGTAGGGACGGCTCTCGTGCCACTGGCGGTCCCCGTCCACGATCCGGGTCCGAGCCTGCACGGTGACGGTCTTGTCCGCCGCCCGCGCCGGGAGGGCGAGGCAGAGGAGGGCGAGAGCCAGAATCGTGCACTGCTTTGTCCGTTCCATGGTGCGCTCCTTTCTTGAGGCCGCGTCCGGGACGGCCGTCCCGCCCCTCGCCGATGAAGAGCGCCGCCGGCGGGAAAATGTTCCCGCCCGGGGTATACTCACGCGCCGGGAAGGCATTTCTTCGGAAGGAGGCAGGTTTCGTGGCTGAGGGAGGCATCGCCGGTCCGCGCGCCGGAATCCCGTCGCCGGAGTTCGTCGACGGCGTCTACCGCACCGCGGCCCGCGAAGGCGGCTGGTTCGCGCGGACGTTCCCCGGCCTGCGCTTCTATTCGCTGGCGGGCCCCATCGTCTGGCGGGCCAGCCGGCTTGCGCGGCGCGGGCTGTACGGCGATGCCGAGTGGTCCGGCAGCAGCCTCGCCATCCTCCGCGCCCTCGAGGCCGCCGGGGTGCGGCTGGAGATCGCCGGCGCCGACCACTTCCGGACGCTGGACGGCCCCTGCGTCTTCGTCGGCAACCACATGAGCACGCTCGAGACCTTCGTGCTGCCGTGCCTCATCTGCCCCTCCCGGCGCGTGACCTTCATCGTGAAGCGGGAGCTGACGCGCTACCCCGTCTTCGGCCACGTGATGCGCGCGCGCGACCCGGTGACCGTCGGCCGCGCGAACGCGCGCGAGGACCTCAAGGCGGTGCTCGAGGGCGGCGCGGAGCGGCTGCGCGCCGGGATCTCGATCATCGTCTTCCCGCAGACCACGCGCACGCCGGTCTTCGAGCCCGCCGCCTTCAACACGATCGGCGTCAAGCTGGCGAAGCGGGCGCAGGTGCCGCTCGTGCCCGTCGCGCTGAGGACGGACGCCTGGGGCAACGGGCCGATCGTCAAGGACATCGGCCGGATCGACCCGGGCAAGCAGGTGCGGATCGAGTTCGGCGCGCCGCTCGCGGTGCAGGGTGCCGGCGGGGCCGAGCACCAGCAGGTGGTGGACTTCATCCGCGAGCGCCTGCGCGCGTGGGGCGGGACCATCGCGGACGACCCCGCCTCCGGCCCATGAGCGCGATCGACGGGCCGCTCCTTCGCACGCTGCGGCTGCGGCTGCCGGCGCCGACGGCCGCGGACCATGCCGGGGACCTCGACCGCGTGCTGCGGGGACTGGCCGCCGCGGGTTTCCCCGACGTGCAGGTGCCGCTGCCCGTCGCCGCGGCGCTGCCGGAGACGCTGCGGTCCGCGGGCTTTGCCGTGGACGCGACGCTCGCGGTCGTCCCGGCACCGACGCTGCTGCGCGTGGCGCGGGCCGGCGAGGGCGGGCCGACCCTCGGGCTCGCCGTGGACCTCGGCTCGACGAACATCGTCGCCGCGCTGGTTGACCTCGACTCCGGCGAGACGCTCGGCGAGCGCTCGGCCCTCAATCCCCAGGTGGGGCAGGGCGAGGACATCCTCGCGCGCACGCATTTCTGCCGCCAGCCCGGGGGCATCGCGCGACTGCAGGGACTTGCGGCAGGCGCGATCGCGTCCCTGGCGCGGGAGCTGGCGCGGGCCGCGGGCGCGGAGCCGGCGCAGATCCGCTGCGTCTCGGTGGCGGGAAACACGACGATGGCGCATTTCCTCCTCGGCCTGGACCCCGCGAACCTCTGCCGTGCCCCGTACGTGCCGGTCGCCAACCGCTTCCCGGTGGCGCGCGCAGCCGAGCTGGGGCTCGGTGTCGACCCGCTGGCCCCGGTGCTGGTGCTCCCGAACGTCGGCAGCTACGTCGGCGGGGACGCGCTCGCCGGGGCTCTGGTCGCGGGCATGCACGAGCGCGAGCGCGTCTCGCTGCTCGTGGACATCGGCACGAACGCGGAGATCATCGTCGGCAACCGCGAGTTCCTGCTCGTCGGCGCGGGCTCCGCCGGGCCGGGCCTGGAGGGCGGCGTCGTCCGCGACGGCATGCGCGCGGCGCCCGGTGCGATCGAGCGCGTGGCGATCGACCGCGGCTCGTTGCTGCCCTCGTATCACGTGATCGGCGGCGGGCGCCCGTCGGGCATGTGCGGCTCGGGCCTGATCGACCTGGTGGCGGAGCTGTTCCTCGCCGGCATCGTCGACTCGCGCGGGAAGTTCGTCGCGCCCTCGCCGAGCCCGCGCGTGGCGGTCGAGGGCGGCGTCGCCCGGTTCGTCGTCGCCGGGGCCGCGGAGACGGCGACGCGCAGGCCGATCGCCCTCACGCAGCCGGATCTCGACAACCTCATGCTGAGCAAGGCGGCGATGTACACGATGCTCACCGTCATGACGGAGGCGGCGGGCGTGTCCTTCGAGGAACTGGAGAGCTTCTTCATCGCCGGCGCCTTCGGCGCGTACGTCGCAGCCGACAAGGCCGTGGCGATCGGCATGGTCCCCGACATCCCGCTCGAACGCTACCGGCTGGTCGGGAACACCTCGCTCGCGGGGGCCAGGCGCGTGCTGCTCTCGGCCGCGGCGCTCGGCGAGATCGAGCGGATCGGCCGCGCGATGACCTACGTCGAGATGAACGAGAGCCGCGAGTTCATGGCCGGCTTCACGGCGGCGCGCTTCCTGCCGCACACCGACCTCGGGCGCTTCCCGAGCGTCAGGGAGCGCCTCGCGCGCGGCTGAGGGACGTTCAAGCCGCGGCCTGGCCTCTTCCTGCGTGCGGCCCCGGCACGCTAGCGCGCGAGCAGGGCCGCACGGCTCAGCCGTATCCGCGGTCGCTCGATGATCCG
This portion of the bacterium genome encodes:
- a CDS encoding lysophospholipid acyltransferase family protein; this encodes MAEGGIAGPRAGIPSPEFVDGVYRTAAREGGWFARTFPGLRFYSLAGPIVWRASRLARRGLYGDAEWSGSSLAILRALEAAGVRLEIAGADHFRTLDGPCVFVGNHMSTLETFVLPCLICPSRRVTFIVKRELTRYPVFGHVMRARDPVTVGRANAREDLKAVLEGGAERLRAGISIIVFPQTTRTPVFEPAAFNTIGVKLAKRAQVPLVPVALRTDAWGNGPIVKDIGRIDPGKQVRIEFGAPLAVQGAGGAEHQQVVDFIRERLRAWGGTIADDPASGP
- a CDS encoding ASKHA domain-containing protein; this translates as MSAIDGPLLRTLRLRLPAPTAADHAGDLDRVLRGLAAAGFPDVQVPLPVAAALPETLRSAGFAVDATLAVVPAPTLLRVARAGEGGPTLGLAVDLGSTNIVAALVDLDSGETLGERSALNPQVGQGEDILARTHFCRQPGGIARLQGLAAGAIASLARELARAAGAEPAQIRCVSVAGNTTMAHFLLGLDPANLCRAPYVPVANRFPVARAAELGLGVDPLAPVLVLPNVGSYVGGDALAGALVAGMHERERVSLLVDIGTNAEIIVGNREFLLVGAGSAGPGLEGGVVRDGMRAAPGAIERVAIDRGSLLPSYHVIGGGRPSGMCGSGLIDLVAELFLAGIVDSRGKFVAPSPSPRVAVEGGVARFVVAGAAETATRRPIALTQPDLDNLMLSKAAMYTMLTVMTEAAGVSFEELESFFIAGAFGAYVAADKAVAIGMVPDIPLERYRLVGNTSLAGARRVLLSAAALGEIERIGRAMTYVEMNESREFMAGFTAARFLPHTDLGRFPSVRERLARG